In bacterium, the following are encoded in one genomic region:
- the truA gene encoding tRNA pseudouridine(38-40) synthase TruA — protein MRNIKLVFSFDGSKFSGWQKQKNKRSVQETLENTLEKITNEKIKVIGCGRTDSKVHSINYVANFKTNSKIPSENLKKAINSFLSPEVYIKKVKDIPLSFHSRYDALRKSYIYLISLSKCPFLNNYALFFEREIDIEKIIEGKEYIIGKHDFSAFKGEGSNNKNPVREIFKIDIKKKRFFLDRDVKLIEIEIEGDGFLYKMVRNIVGTLIYTGIGKIQPSDIKKIIEGKNRKFAGPTACASGLYLKKVVYPKIINSPLSSLKGKNKKINEYKR, from the coding sequence TTTTGATGGAAGTAAATTTTCTGGCTGGCAGAAACAGAAAAATAAAAGAAGTGTCCAGGAAACATTAGAAAATACATTAGAAAAAATAACAAATGAGAAAATAAAAGTAATTGGATGTGGAAGAACTGATAGCAAAGTCCATTCTATAAATTATGTTGCAAATTTTAAAACAAATTCAAAAATACCATCGGAAAATCTTAAAAAAGCAATTAATTCTTTTCTTTCACCAGAAGTTTATATAAAGAAAGTAAAAGATATACCTTTAAGTTTTCATTCAAGATATGATGCTTTAAGGAAATCATATATATATCTAATTTCCCTTTCAAAGTGCCCATTTTTAAATAATTATGCACTTTTTTTTGAGAGAGAAATTGATATAGAAAAAATAATTGAAGGGAAAGAATATATAATTGGTAAACATGATTTTTCTGCTTTTAAAGGTGAAGGTAGTAATAATAAAAATCCTGTAAGAGAAATTTTTAAAATTGATATTAAAAAGAAAAGGTTTTTTCTTGATAGAGATGTTAAACTGATTGAAATTGAAATAGAAGGGGATGGTTTTTTATATAAAATGGTAAGAAATATAGTTGGAACTTTAATATATACAGGAATTGGTAAAATCCAACCGTCTGATATAAAAAAAATAATTGAAGGTAAGAACAGAAAGTTTGCAGGTCCAACTGCTTGTGCATCTGGACTTTATTTGAAAAAGGTTGTCTATCCCAAAATAATAAATTCACCCTTGTCCTCGTTAAAGGGGAAAAATAAAAAAATAAATGAATATAAAAGATGA
- the murB gene encoding UDP-N-acetylmuramate dehydrogenase, translated as MNIKDEFKNFLSERVKENTLLSQFTSFKTGGIARIIVFPENKEEIKKIFHLSEKYQKDILILGKGTNILISDYGFDGVIISTLLLKKITKKENFIISESGVLISSLLNFCLKNNSGGIEFLSGIPGTIGGALITNAGLKKEWIGEKVEWVEIYDKKKKDFEILKREEIKFSYRDSNLKNMFIINACLRTEKKRKEEIKNKIQNYMKERIEKQPLRENSAGSVFKNPENFYAGELIEKCGLKGYCIGDACISERHANFIINKGKAKSSDIYNLIKIIQNKVKEKFRVELELEIKIIGKF; from the coding sequence ATGAATATAAAAGATGAATTTAAAAATTTTTTATCTGAGCGAGTAAAAGAAAATACTTTATTAAGTCAATTCACAAGTTTCAAAACAGGTGGAATTGCAAGAATCATTGTATTTCCTGAAAATAAAGAAGAAATTAAAAAAATTTTTCATTTATCTGAAAAATATCAAAAAGACATACTGATTTTGGGAAAAGGAACAAATATTTTAATAAGCGATTATGGATTTGATGGGGTTATAATTTCAACTTTACTTTTAAAAAAAATCACAAAAAAGGAAAATTTTATTATATCTGAAAGTGGTGTTTTAATCTCTTCGCTTCTGAATTTTTGTCTGAAAAATAATTCAGGAGGTATTGAATTTCTATCAGGCATTCCAGGAACAATAGGAGGTGCCCTTATAACAAATGCTGGACTGAAAAAAGAGTGGATTGGAGAAAAGGTTGAATGGGTTGAGATCTACGATAAAAAAAAGAAGGACTTTGAAATATTGAAAAGGGAAGAAATAAAATTTTCATATAGAGATAGTAATTTAAAAAATATGTTTATTATAAATGCTTGTTTAAGAACTGAAAAAAAGAGAAAAGAAGAAATTAAAAATAAAATACAAAATTATATGAAGGAAAGAATAGAAAAACAACCATTAAGAGAAAATTCAGCAGGTAGTGTATTTAAAAATCCAGAGAATTTTTATGCAGGTGAACTTATTGAAAAATGTGGTCTTAAAGGATATTGTATTGGAGATGCCTGTATTTCTGAAAGACATGCAAATTTTATAATAAATAAAGGAAAAGCAAAATCATCTGATATTTATAACCTGATAAAAATTATTCAGAACAAAGTAAAAGAAAAATTTAGAGTAGAACTTGAACTAGAAATAAAGATAATAGGGAAATTTTGA